The Thunnus thynnus chromosome 19, fThuThy2.1, whole genome shotgun sequence genome contains the following window.
GTTTAAATGAACATTGTCATATGTGGACAGACGGTTCTGATTGGATGTTTGATCCCCATTGGAGCAGTCACGTGTTTTGTTGTTCTCCCGTAATGTGACGCAGCCATTTGGTACCCAAAGACTGTTGCGGCCGTTCAGACTTCCTGTGACCACATCGGTGCCAGAAATGCCCATGCGCATGACTCCATTGCCGTTCCCTCCAGCGCTGCTTCCACTCGTCACACCACTGGTGCCCATTTTTGTTCCTGAGCCTTTCAGCGTCCCACTGCGACGCACTGGTAAACTCCCGCCTACAGTCAAAGTCAGACTCTTTTCTTGGTTCGGGTCTGAGGAGGGTGAGGAGCTGAAGGAGCCATTTGTAACAATCCCACTTCCTTTATTGAATGCCGGGTTCTTTTTAACAGTCAGCGGTGGACTGCGGGTGATGTCAAAGCGTCCTATGACACCATTACGGGGGCTTGCTGACCTCGGGGAGCCACTGTTGTCTACATGCTGGCGGTGCGAAGGAGACTCGGGCGCTTCCCAAACACACTGCCGCACCACCTGCATGTTGTTGTTCTCGGCGTTCTGAGACACTGTAGTGATGGCGGAGGTAGTTGTGGTGGCTTGTCGTCGTGGTAATtcgatgttgttgttgttgacaagCTCCAGGGCCATGGGGCTGTCCTCATCTTGAGGGAATAGCACGTCGTGTCGGCCAATCAAAACAGCCATGAGCTGTTGGACCAGAACAGTACCTGCAAACATGAgatcattatatttattttgaaaccattcatttcagttcagcATTAAAACTGAATCTCAGAAAGCTTAAACACTGACCTTCCATAATAGCAACAGGATCCTCTACCTTTGGCCTCAAGATATTTGGCCCAAATACTGTGGCCAAGTTCTGGACGCTCATTTTATTTACTCCAGAATACGACTGGACCTCATCAAGAAATCTGGGGAACAATAAAATATCTTGGTCAACTTTTCACTGTTCAGTAATGGTCACACTTTAAAATTTTACCCTCTTCAATGATCAATTAATACctgcagatgtatttgagaaggtTGTAGTTCACTGGAGGTAGACTTTCTACCAGCTTTCTCAACTCCTTCATACCCTGGAGATGATGCACACTTTTTTAGACAACATCAGTTCAATCAATCCATGCTGCAAGTTGTGATCTACCAGAACACTTTACAGCTcatcaaatataacaaaatcaCACCCACAGACCAAACggagaacaaaacaaatcagtgcAATAGAGTAAAAAAAGAGAACACAGAGCTAGATGTGCTGGCAATGcagataaatatatattcttatttttattttttgtcgtAGTAACTGCACACTTAGCTCATAAAAATAAACGATGAAGGATCTTTTATTAacactgataaatgtgtttCACTCAACACTTcaacagtcaaataaaaactttttatgttaatgatggtattaaattattttgatcACTTACTGAGGCTATAATCAGAGAAAGATACTATACTTTTGTCGTAATGAGATGCTTTTAATGACGACTATAAGCAGCCATGTGTTCGTTTTTAGTAGCAGTAGCTTTTAGTTTTACGGTTTAGAAAGGCGGGGCAGCTCTATTCTGTATTTGAGATGTTAAAAGAAGCGTGCCTTTTACTGTGAGAGAAATCCTATTTGGATGTTAGCAGTAAAGTCATCGTGTGAGGAAGAGCAGAGCAGCTTTGGAAGATTTATGTGAGAACTTTTCTTTGCCGACTTCTGTTTATGTAtaactttaaacatgtttgaatcACCCTTTATATAGGGAAATAAAGTGTGGAaaagatagataaatagatagacagatagatagacagatagatagatagatagatagatagatagatagataacaAGATATATTGTAAGTAAAAAGAAACTCATCAAATACTCTTTCTTACCATTTCATCATCCTTTCCAAGGAGCTTGGCACAGCCCAGGAACTCCTCATACTTGTGGAAGGGGATGACGGGCTCCGGCAGCTCTCTGAGATACAGCTTCAGTAGAGAAGCTACCGTGTGCACATCTGTGttactgcagagagaaacaagaCAGGCAGAGATAGAAATGAGGGAGGGTTGAGAGGTTATAATTTATTATGGGTTCATGTCACGGAGGTTAACACAAATCAACATGATGACTCTTGCAGAAAGAGGACTGTAGGGGATGGGTGGAATGAGAAGGAAAGACAATGTAAATACCATAAGTGATAGTGAACATAGAGAGCTTCAGCTGCAGATCAACA
Protein-coding sequences here:
- the arhgap24 gene encoding rho GTPase-activating protein 24 isoform X3, encoding MDLNSNPGGDRERMTANHETYLLMASTQNDMEDWVKTIRRVIWAPFGGGIFGQKLEETVRYERRFGNKLAPMLVEQCVDFIRQWGLREEGLFRLPGQANLVKELQDAFDCGEKPSFDCNTDVHTVASLLKLYLRELPEPVIPFHKYEEFLGCAKLLGKDDEMGMKELRKLVESLPPVNYNLLKYICRFLDEVQSYSGVNKMSVQNLATVFGPNILRPKVEDPVAIMEGTVLVQQLMAVLIGRHDVLFPQDEDSPMALELVNNNNIELPRRQATTTTSAITTVSQNAENNNMQVVRQCVWEAPESPSHRQHVDNSGSPRSASPRNGVIGRFDITRSPPLTVKKNPAFNKGSGIVTNGSFSSSPSSDPNQEKSLTLTVGGSLPVRRSGTLKGSGTKMGTSGVTSGSSAGGNGNGVMRMGISGTDVVTGSLNGRNSLWVPNGCVTLRENNKTRDCSNGDQTSNQNRLSTYDNVHLNHQNLQQQNQITTTCLNSSCEDKQSVDSATWSTSSCEISLPDNSTSCRSSTTTCPEQDFYGGHYDDLDGPAQDNEPPLSGGRGEGEGRNSNREASGDGAGRSSRGTSSSDNSDGFTVGNGPGNHSALHSLVASLKQEMHKQKTEYEARIKSLEQRNLELETEMVTLHEELDQERKKYTMAEIKLRNAERAKDDAERRNQMLQKEMEQFFSTFSDLTATGNATATEPRRPDCNNTIWIQ
- the arhgap24 gene encoding rho GTPase-activating protein 24 isoform X4; translation: MTANHETYLLMASTQNDMEDWVKTIRRVIWAPFGGGIFGQKLEETVRYERRFGNKLAPMLVEQCVDFIRQWGLREEGLFRLPGQANLVKELQDAFDCGEKPSFDCNTDVHTVASLLKLYLRELPEPVIPFHKYEEFLGCAKLLGKDDEMGMKELRKLVESLPPVNYNLLKYICRFLDEVQSYSGVNKMSVQNLATVFGPNILRPKVEDPVAIMEGTVLVQQLMAVLIGRHDVLFPQDEDSPMALELVNNNNIELPRRQATTTTSAITTVSQNAENNNMQVVRQCVWEAPESPSHRQHVDNSGSPRSASPRNGVIGRFDITRSPPLTVKKNPAFNKGSGIVTNGSFSSSPSSDPNQEKSLTLTVGGSLPVRRSGTLKGSGTKMGTSGVTSGSSAGGNGNGVMRMGISGTDVVTGSLNGRNSLWVPNGCVTLRENNKTRDCSNGDQTSNQNRLSTYDNVHLNHQNLQQQNQITTTCLNSSCEDKQSVDSATWSTSSCEISLPDNSTSCRSSTTTCPEQDFYGGHYDDLDGPAQDNEPPLSGGRGEGEGRNSNREASGDGAGRSSRGTSSSDNSDGFTVGNGPGNHSALHSLVASLKQEMHKQKTEYEARIKSLEQRNLELETEMVTLHEELDQERKKYTMAEIKLRNAERAKDDAERRNQMLQKEMEQFFSTFSDLTATGNATATEPRRPDCNNTIWIQ